In a single window of the Acidobacteriota bacterium genome:
- a CDS encoding glycosyltransferase family 39 protein, whose amino-acid sequence MQKTETQAPPATAGISREEFPEPLFFARNRGFVIVFLMLTLAAGFAFRTYQLGSESLGEDEMNKLETVREYRENGLSGKNGEHPFLMKGLQTLSVSAGESINSSLGTNIREEAALRFPIALFGTFTSLLLFLLLTELFGRSYGLIAAAMWAVEPMAIGFDRVAKEDSLVLFFFLLTCLLWVKSQTAAEHDNPRWPLKAWAAGIAFAALMASKYYPHLLAVPAAYYNAFKHVAANKWHMRGKRWLMFLVVMGLAFLLFNPTIMLPETWQEMAKFSGEKRIGHDSYEFMGSLYRNQMSAWLSGVPWTFYYVFIAVKTTLPVLVLFLAGLPLMFRKKMGDGRYLLAIWAFMWFFPFTFLGGKFTRYFTLAEPLILICAATAFIAGVSLVAAKLPLNGTKRIAFETATVALLLAIPIANSLAYAPNYRMFTNVIGGGHAAAGTYFPHDEFYDAATREAVDIIAAKAGRDATIACETPALFDYYAEKHGRSDLRFISLSDPLAVSEMRNGDVVLLTSGRRYFSNTRYEEFLENSGMTPPEATVSGRTAVRIYFLDEGLANSIRGLAVNRN is encoded by the coding sequence ATGCAAAAAACAGAGACCCAGGCACCTCCCGCGACTGCGGGCATCTCTCGTGAAGAATTCCCCGAACCGCTGTTCTTCGCTCGAAACAGAGGTTTCGTTATCGTATTTCTGATGCTGACGCTGGCTGCCGGCTTCGCCTTTCGCACATACCAACTCGGCAGCGAAAGCCTTGGCGAGGACGAGATGAACAAGCTCGAGACCGTTCGTGAATATCGCGAGAATGGGCTTTCGGGCAAGAACGGCGAGCATCCTTTTCTAATGAAAGGCCTGCAAACGTTGAGTGTTTCGGCTGGCGAATCAATAAATTCCTCGCTCGGCACAAATATCCGCGAAGAGGCCGCACTTCGATTTCCGATCGCACTTTTCGGCACATTCACGTCGCTGCTTCTCTTCCTTTTGTTGACTGAGCTTTTTGGACGAAGCTACGGACTGATCGCGGCGGCAATGTGGGCTGTGGAGCCGATGGCGATCGGTTTTGACCGCGTCGCGAAGGAGGACAGCCTGGTTCTTTTCTTTTTTCTGCTGACCTGCCTTTTGTGGGTTAAGAGCCAGACCGCGGCTGAACACGATAACCCGCGTTGGCCCTTGAAAGCATGGGCCGCGGGCATCGCGTTCGCAGCTCTGATGGCGTCAAAATACTATCCGCACCTGCTCGCGGTACCCGCGGCCTATTACAACGCCTTCAAACACGTCGCCGCCAATAAATGGCATATGCGAGGAAAACGCTGGCTTATGTTTCTTGTGGTCATGGGGCTGGCTTTTTTGCTATTTAATCCCACAATAATGCTGCCTGAAACATGGCAGGAAATGGCGAAATTCTCCGGCGAAAAACGCATCGGCCATGACAGCTACGAATTCATGGGCTCACTTTACCGCAATCAGATGTCGGCGTGGCTGAGCGGCGTGCCGTGGACGTTTTACTACGTTTTCATTGCGGTCAAAACAACGCTGCCGGTGCTTGTTCTGTTCCTCGCCGGGCTGCCGCTGATGTTCCGAAAGAAAATGGGCGACGGCCGCTATTTGCTCGCGATCTGGGCATTTATGTGGTTTTTTCCGTTCACATTCCTTGGCGGAAAGTTCACCCGATATTTCACGCTGGCCGAGCCGCTGATACTGATCTGTGCAGCGACGGCATTCATCGCCGGCGTTTCGCTGGTCGCCGCAAAACTGCCGCTTAACGGGACAAAGCGGATCGCTTTTGAGACGGCAACGGTTGCTCTGCTGCTTGCCATTCCGATCGCGAATTCACTCGCCTACGCACCAAATTATCGAATGTTCACTAATGTCATCGGCGGTGGTCACGCGGCTGCGGGAACCTATTTCCCGCACGATGAATTCTACGACGCCGCAACCCGCGAGGCCGTCGATATTATCGCTGCGAAGGCCGGTCGAGACGCGACCATCGCGTGCGAGACGCCGGCTCTTTTCGACTATTACGCGGAGAAGCACGGCCGGAGCGACCTGCGTTTCATATCTTTGTCAGACCCGCTGGCAGTGTCGGAAATGCGAAACGGCGACGTCGTCCTGCTGACCTCAGGCAGGCGATACTTCAGCAACACGCGATATGAAGAATTTCTGGAGAATTCGGGGATGACGCCACCCGAAGCAACGGTGAGCGGCCGAACCGCGGTGAGAATATATTTCCTTGACGAAGGGCTCGCCAACTCCATCCGCGGGCTCGCCGTCAATCGTAATTGA
- a CDS encoding alkaline phosphatase family protein, which translates to MKFFRTFNLSLLILFCLASAAEGLGQPVKRIVIVKIDGLPSYYVDKFVRETDPSTGRSMLPWIDHVFYKNGSRVPNFYTRGYSISGPAWGVLDTGQHMQVKGNVEYDRYTLHPYDYLNFFPYYLNYAFKQNADMPAVEVLDQLGVPLISDIFPYERRYKSHQLYQRGNNWEILAKGFVKHYPGNISDFLDEWTIGLPFRKTTINQNAHDIIRILTREHNVDYMDYYDVSFDHISHHNNDRPSRINALREIDRVIGQFWNAIETSKRGPETALVLVSDHGFNSDEETYSQGFNIVRLLAGAEGGAHHTVTKRRLLLEYSVKGIYPLTPLIRTVSKDSRYLNGQSQDYPTALVDFDGNERSTVHFRNSDLNKLHILLQQIKNGLREPMLSAASASVMDLIGRHRSKWESVSAEMKEELAALDRWTAARAAKAEKNPKKFSLEQIALGLDKQARREFAQVALDRRMLADNRAYLRSLDSLLSLKQDALKAGKFNIRDLVHPGAMGEHNSIHQLQNYVFGVAPTGLVVGGDGMIDDERSFERVDYFDLLISQRVRNNVQEKIGNRPIDFTVTRIPARDLAGVLSDENATDQDAVWLAGADSKQALLLTRIASNGERSYRYLTVGGLRQNKDGKIEFDVLEPREGHPLRYFEDAQFDTRGESPSDWLGRWHTENDWLNAVHQTRYSNALMSIVEQTLHHPLPPPAEAIGADGVLIQRFRQRQRDMSEPEIGILANYHWNFDVRGFNPGGNHGSFFRVSSNSTFMIAGGDSTGIPRGLAVAAPYDSLSFAPTILNLMGFIDDQGAPSRELRGMGFQPMPGKIVTEIAKPSNSSFSRR; encoded by the coding sequence ATGAAGTTTTTTAGGACCTTCAATTTGTCATTGCTGATACTTTTCTGCCTCGCGTCAGCGGCAGAAGGTCTGGGCCAGCCGGTGAAGCGGATCGTTATAGTAAAGATCGACGGGTTGCCGAGCTATTATGTCGATAAATTCGTAAGAGAGACCGACCCGAGCACCGGGCGGTCGATGCTTCCTTGGATCGATCATGTTTTTTATAAGAATGGCTCCCGCGTCCCGAATTTCTATACTCGCGGCTACAGCATCTCAGGCCCGGCGTGGGGCGTGCTTGATACGGGCCAACATATGCAGGTCAAAGGAAATGTCGAATACGACCGCTATACGCTGCATCCTTACGATTATCTGAATTTTTTTCCTTATTACCTGAACTACGCTTTCAAGCAGAACGCCGATATGCCCGCGGTCGAGGTGCTGGATCAGTTAGGGGTGCCGTTGATATCAGACATATTTCCGTATGAGCGGCGCTACAAGAGCCACCAGCTCTACCAACGCGGAAACAATTGGGAGATCTTGGCAAAAGGATTTGTTAAGCACTATCCGGGCAATATCTCGGATTTTCTCGATGAATGGACCATTGGGCTGCCGTTCAGAAAAACGACCATCAATCAAAACGCGCACGACATCATTCGAATTCTTACGAGAGAGCATAATGTCGATTACATGGACTACTATGACGTGTCCTTCGACCACATATCACATCACAACAATGACCGACCTTCGCGCATCAATGCTCTAAGGGAGATAGACCGAGTCATCGGACAGTTTTGGAACGCGATCGAAACGTCAAAACGAGGGCCGGAAACGGCATTGGTCCTTGTTTCCGATCACGGTTTCAATTCGGACGAAGAAACATACAGTCAGGGATTTAATATCGTTCGATTGCTTGCAGGGGCAGAGGGCGGTGCTCATCACACGGTCACCAAACGCCGTCTGCTCCTCGAATACAGTGTAAAGGGGATCTATCCTCTGACGCCTTTGATCAGAACGGTTTCCAAAGACTCTCGATATCTCAATGGCCAAAGCCAGGATTACCCGACAGCGCTTGTCGATTTCGACGGAAATGAGCGCTCGACCGTGCATTTCAGAAACAGCGACCTGAACAAACTGCACATACTTCTGCAGCAGATAAAGAACGGGCTCCGGGAGCCGATGCTTTCTGCCGCGTCCGCGTCGGTCATGGACCTGATCGGGCGGCATCGCTCAAAATGGGAAAGTGTTTCGGCCGAAATGAAAGAGGAACTTGCGGCATTGGACCGCTGGACGGCTGCCCGAGCCGCGAAGGCGGAAAAGAATCCCAAGAAATTCAGCCTGGAACAGATCGCACTGGGGCTGGACAAACAGGCCCGACGGGAGTTTGCTCAGGTGGCTCTTGACCGTCGAATGCTCGCGGACAATCGAGCATACCTGAGAAGCCTCGACAGCCTGCTCTCGTTGAAGCAGGACGCGCTGAAAGCCGGAAAATTCAATATTCGCGATCTGGTTCATCCCGGAGCTATGGGTGAACATAATTCGATCCACCAGCTGCAGAATTACGTTTTCGGTGTTGCTCCGACCGGGCTTGTTGTCGGGGGCGACGGCATGATCGACGACGAACGCAGTTTCGAGAGGGTCGATTACTTTGATCTGCTCATAAGCCAGCGTGTCCGAAACAATGTTCAGGAGAAGATCGGCAATCGGCCGATCGACTTTACGGTTACTAGAATACCGGCTCGCGATCTGGCCGGCGTTTTGTCGGACGAAAATGCCACTGATCAGGATGCGGTCTGGCTTGCCGGGGCGGACAGCAAACAGGCATTGCTGCTGACGCGCATTGCATCAAACGGTGAGCGGAGCTATCGATATTTGACCGTTGGCGGTTTGCGGCAGAACAAGGACGGGAAGATAGAATTTGACGTTCTTGAGCCACGGGAAGGCCACCCTTTGCGCTATTTTGAAGACGCTCAGTTTGATACCCGCGGTGAATCGCCTTCCGATTGGCTCGGCCGTTGGCACACTGAGAACGATTGGCTGAACGCCGTTCATCAAACACGGTATTCCAATGCTCTTATGTCGATCGTCGAACAAACGCTTCACCACCCGCTGCCGCCGCCGGCCGAAGCGATCGGGGCTGACGGCGTCCTGATACAGCGTTTCCGGCAGCGGCAACGCGATATGTCCGAGCCCGAGATCGGCATACTGGCAAACTATCACTGGAATTTTGACGTTCGAGGATTCAATCCCGGTGGAAATCACGGATCGTTCTTTCGCGTTTCATCAAACTCGACGTTCATGATCGCGGGCGGCGACAGTACCGGAATCCCGCGGGGCCTCGCCGTTGCCGCTCCTTACGACAGCTTGAGCTTCGCTCCGACGATCCTGAATTTGATGGGATTCATTGACGATCAGGGAGCGCCATCGAGAGAGCTGAGAGGAATGGGTTTTCAGCCGATGCCCGGCAAAATAGTCACAGAGATAGCGAAACCTTCCAACTCGTCATTCAGCCGACGATGA
- a CDS encoding ABC transporter ATP-binding protein, with product MIELRNITKTVTSGTEALTILDDVSINIPDGQFVAVTGASGSGKSTLLGLIAGLDAPSSGEIVVDGSEVTAMPEDALAKLRSEKIGFVFQSFHLIPSLTAYENIIIPMEILGSENAEQRTERLLEAVGLTERGHHYPSELSGGEQQRVAIARAFANRPKILLADEPTGNLDSKNGQHIFDLMKDLHRQNGITLVLVTHDDSLARQAQRQVVLKDGRVVEDIANSGEAAAR from the coding sequence ATGATCGAACTCCGAAATATCACAAAGACCGTCACGTCCGGCACCGAGGCTCTCACGATCCTCGATGACGTTTCAATCAACATTCCGGACGGGCAGTTCGTTGCAGTTACGGGAGCCTCAGGCAGCGGAAAATCGACGCTGCTCGGATTGATCGCAGGGCTCGACGCCCCGTCAAGCGGCGAGATAGTGGTTGACGGCAGTGAAGTAACGGCGATGCCTGAGGACGCACTTGCCAAGCTCCGCAGCGAAAAGATCGGCTTTGTTTTTCAATCATTCCACCTGATCCCGAGCCTGACCGCATACGAAAATATCATCATCCCGATGGAAATTCTGGGTTCCGAAAACGCGGAACAGCGTACCGAACGCCTGCTCGAAGCCGTAGGGCTGACCGAACGCGGACATCATTACCCTTCGGAACTTTCCGGCGGTGAACAGCAACGCGTCGCCATCGCTCGTGCATTTGCTAACCGCCCGAAAATACTTCTCGCCGATGAACCTACGGGGAATCTCGATTCAAAGAACGGCCAGCACATCTTCGACCTGATGAAAGACCTGCACCGACAGAACGGCATAACGCTAGTGCTGGTAACGCACGACGACTCGCTCGCACGCCAGGCCCAGCGGCAGGTCGTTCTCAAGGACGGCCGCGTCGTCGAAGACATCGCGAACAGTGGAGAAGCAGCGGCAAGATGA
- a CDS encoding arylesterase — MKHLRDIRYFALPGFIFLALMIGACAGSSAPGEPRQRRAANTEAKPKLPKIVAFGDSLTAGFGLSEKESYPYLLQERLRADGYNYEVINAGVSGDTSLGGLERIDWTLEQDGVEILILELGANDLLRGMPVSKMKSNLAEMIRRAKAKNVKVLLCGMLAPPTMGSDYQREFVTAFPDLASEHKVEFLPFLLEGIALNKDLNQADGIHPNAEGTRLMMENIYKAIIPMLQR, encoded by the coding sequence ATGAAGCACCTCAGAGATATTCGATATTTTGCCCTTCCGGGTTTCATTTTTCTCGCACTCATGATCGGTGCATGTGCGGGCAGCTCGGCTCCCGGTGAACCGCGGCAGCGGCGTGCCGCAAACACGGAAGCAAAGCCCAAACTGCCGAAGATCGTCGCATTCGGCGACAGCCTTACTGCGGGTTTCGGCCTGTCAGAAAAGGAATCGTACCCTTATTTGCTGCAGGAGCGTCTGCGTGCCGACGGCTATAATTACGAGGTCATCAACGCGGGTGTTTCGGGTGACACGAGCCTCGGCGGTCTGGAGCGGATCGACTGGACCCTCGAACAGGATGGGGTCGAAATATTGATTCTTGAACTCGGCGCCAATGACCTGCTGCGCGGAATGCCGGTCTCGAAGATGAAGTCGAACCTTGCCGAGATGATCAGGCGTGCAAAGGCGAAGAATGTGAAGGTCCTGCTTTGCGGCATGCTCGCTCCGCCGACCATGGGCTCGGATTATCAACGCGAGTTCGTTACTGCTTTTCCGGACCTTGCAAGCGAACACAAAGTTGAATTCCTGCCGTTCCTCCTCGAAGGTATAGCTCTCAACAAAGACCTGAATCAGGCCGACGGTATCCATCCGAATGCCGAAGGAACACGGCTTATGATGGAAAACATCTACAAAGCAATAATTCCAATGCTGCAACGCTGA
- a CDS encoding threonine synthase, whose translation MNVTHLECALCGLRHDANLLQNLCVECGKPLLVRYDLAKAAATLTPESLPMRTDSLWRYREVLPVVDDVNIVSLGEGWTPLFKSDRLAATLPTAVDLYIKDEGQNPTQSFKARGMTAAISMAKELGVKKTAVPSAGNAAGAMAAYAAKAGMEAHIFMPADTPRANIVECEQTGANVTLIDGLITDCGKIVAERKDTEGWFDVSTLKEPYRVEGKKTMGYELAEQFNWKLPDVIIYPTGGGTGLIGMWKAFDEMEEMGWVGPKRPRMVTVQSNTCAPIVRAFHAGERFADEFENAATVASGLRVPKAIGDFLILDALRASGGTAVAVTDDELVAAVAEIGAATGIFTAPEGAACLPALRKLIATGFIKGGERVVFFNTGAGVKYLETFQ comes from the coding sequence ATGAATGTCACCCATCTCGAATGTGCCCTTTGCGGGCTTCGGCACGATGCGAACTTACTGCAGAACCTCTGCGTCGAGTGCGGAAAACCGCTGCTTGTCCGATATGACTTGGCAAAAGCGGCGGCGACTCTGACGCCCGAAAGCCTGCCCATGCGCACTGATTCGCTGTGGCGGTATCGCGAGGTTCTACCGGTCGTTGACGATGTGAACATCGTTTCGCTCGGCGAGGGCTGGACGCCGTTATTCAAATCGGATCGGTTGGCTGCAACGCTGCCTACAGCTGTCGATCTCTACATAAAGGACGAAGGCCAAAACCCGACGCAGTCTTTTAAGGCTCGCGGCATGACCGCCGCCATTTCAATGGCAAAGGAACTCGGCGTGAAGAAGACCGCTGTGCCATCAGCCGGAAATGCGGCAGGAGCGATGGCGGCGTATGCTGCGAAGGCCGGCATGGAAGCACACATCTTCATGCCCGCCGATACGCCGCGAGCGAACATCGTCGAATGTGAGCAGACCGGAGCGAATGTGACGCTAATCGACGGCTTGATCACAGACTGCGGAAAGATCGTCGCTGAGCGAAAAGATACGGAGGGCTGGTTCGATGTCTCTACGCTGAAAGAGCCCTATCGCGTCGAAGGCAAAAAGACGATGGGCTACGAACTGGCTGAACAATTCAACTGGAAATTGCCGGACGTTATCATCTACCCGACAGGCGGTGGGACGGGTCTGATCGGAATGTGGAAGGCGTTCGACGAGATGGAGGAAATGGGTTGGGTCGGGCCGAAGCGTCCGCGGATGGTCACGGTGCAGTCTAATACCTGTGCCCCGATCGTGCGGGCCTTTCATGCAGGCGAACGCTTTGCTGATGAATTCGAAAATGCCGCGACCGTCGCTTCGGGATTACGCGTGCCAAAGGCGATCGGCGACTTTTTGATACTCGACGCGCTGCGTGCATCGGGTGGAACGGCTGTCGCGGTAACTGACGATGAACTGGTTGCCGCTGTTGCCGAGATCGGAGCTGCAACCGGTATCTTTACCGCTCCGGAAGGAGCAGCGTGCCTGCCCGCCCTGCGAAAACTCATCGCCACTGGCTTCATAAAGGGCGGCGAAAGGGTCGTATTCTTCAATACGGGTGCAGGTGTCAAATATCTCGAAACATTTCAATGA
- a CDS encoding flippase-like domain-containing protein, producing MGMEPDKDERKADNGTPPEDRRRGPRGKHVMIGAHGIAFLFGLGLLAFLIYNVGYQSILESVSKVGWGFIPIFALNFIRHVSRAASMYLAVEPEHRNFKFRSALAARFGGEAVTFFTFTGPFLGDAAKAMLLRRNLPLTYGASAVIIDNILYYLTVIFMVLAGIALLVATYGTGGEAVGRVLIGTVIVSLVLFAAFVLAIKYRVTPTSSAISYLENKGIAPAFFIRKQKNIRDVESIVFDFYHDRKRDFFILFAISIGVHIISVIEVYLILQLLGFTDATVATAFIIESLTKIINAAFGFIPGTVGVYEGGNGLILRILGYTTAVGVALALVRRGAILLSTVIGVGVLLWRTAERGAQKIAEAKEQRSSSAE from the coding sequence ATGGGAATGGAGCCTGACAAAGACGAACGAAAGGCGGATAACGGCACACCGCCCGAAGACCGTCGCCGCGGACCTCGTGGCAAGCACGTCATGATCGGTGCCCACGGCATTGCGTTCTTGTTCGGCCTCGGGCTTCTCGCTTTTCTGATCTACAACGTTGGGTATCAGAGCATACTCGAATCAGTTTCAAAGGTCGGTTGGGGATTCATTCCGATCTTTGCTCTGAATTTTATCCGCCACGTCAGCCGTGCCGCGAGTATGTACCTTGCTGTCGAACCCGAGCATCGAAACTTCAAATTCAGAAGCGCTCTTGCTGCCAGATTCGGCGGCGAAGCCGTGACCTTCTTTACATTCACGGGCCCATTCCTGGGCGATGCGGCAAAGGCCATGTTGCTTAGACGCAACTTGCCGCTGACCTATGGTGCATCTGCGGTCATCATCGACAATATCCTCTATTACTTGACGGTCATATTCATGGTCTTGGCAGGTATTGCTCTACTGGTTGCGACCTATGGAACGGGCGGAGAGGCGGTCGGACGTGTCCTGATCGGCACGGTCATCGTGTCGCTGGTGCTGTTCGCGGCATTCGTGCTTGCCATCAAGTATCGCGTTACGCCAACATCAAGTGCCATCTCGTACCTGGAAAATAAAGGCATTGCTCCAGCTTTCTTCATTCGGAAACAGAAGAACATAAGAGACGTGGAAAGCATCGTTTTCGATTTCTATCACGACAGAAAACGCGACTTTTTCATCCTTTTTGCGATCAGCATCGGCGTTCACATCATCAGTGTTATCGAGGTTTATCTGATCCTGCAGTTACTGGGTTTCACAGATGCCACGGTAGCGACGGCGTTCATTATCGAGAGTCTGACGAAGATCATAAACGCCGCGTTCGGCTTTATTCCGGGCACGGTTGGAGTTTATGAAGGAGGCAATGGACTTATATTGCGTATTCTCGGCTACACGACGGCCGTAGGTGTGGCATTGGCTCTCGTACGCCGCGGAGCGATCCTGTTGTCGACGGTCATCGGTGTCGGTGTGTTATTGTGGCGAACGGCAGAACGCGGAGCCCAAAAGATCGCCGAAGCAAAGGAACAAAGATCATCGTCGGCTGAATGA
- a CDS encoding radical SAM protein codes for MFSDNFRRGEGKTKGMAGSKALSKAADIGWKAFQAVNTVLPEGKSIQPKWAAEPLLKSYERTSPPLGFPRETDSLCPACVKQVRNGVISGDIPLDILMNSHPGEIKAQIVEENGQVIMRKECPTHGMYEDVLATDARFLQRIEDLFFGRDFKAAEDKHVHHHGTSDIKFGRGAVLTVDLTNRCNMMCNPCFMDANQVGYVHEPTFEDIKAILDRAVSFKPRRQIIILFSGGEPTLSPFFLDAVAYAKKIGFYRILAATNGIRYAEDPEFCRAAKEAGQHGVYLQFDGTNEEDNKHRGVGNLFDVKLKAIENLAEVGIKVTLVTTIVNSWNNQGIGSIVKFAAENIDKVQTIAFQPVSFTGRDEDVSDKDRMQQRYTLAGMTHDLKDQLGGVLEPMRDWFPLSSYSAFTSVMDMLQGADAPWGWSSCNCHPNCGIFTLMVINKKTNEMRSLFEFFNYEQFMKDVAKITDTARGKKLTMAQLAMAIMRNYDASRAPEGFPISQIINLFKPSSAASNSDRNDRMQVEKKEEDIWRVLCVEGMWFQDLFTYDFRRTEMCVIPYGTQEGEISFCAYNTGVGWRQIIEEMHKTASLSEWYTEHGRHAVYAKGKEVPGIKKTRSLSLPVIAKVLEEDIDKPAVTPYLVEEEEVVGV; via the coding sequence ATGTTCAGCGATAATTTCAGACGAGGCGAAGGGAAGACCAAGGGAATGGCCGGTTCGAAGGCGCTGTCAAAGGCGGCGGACATCGGCTGGAAGGCGTTTCAGGCGGTTAATACAGTTTTGCCCGAGGGCAAGTCGATACAGCCGAAATGGGCCGCGGAGCCGCTTCTGAAATCGTACGAACGCACATCGCCGCCGCTCGGTTTTCCGCGAGAGACTGATTCGCTCTGTCCTGCCTGCGTTAAACAAGTCCGCAACGGCGTGATCTCGGGCGATATTCCGCTGGATATCCTCATGAACTCGCATCCCGGCGAGATCAAAGCACAGATCGTCGAAGAGAACGGCCAGGTTATCATGCGAAAGGAGTGCCCGACGCACGGTATGTATGAGGACGTGCTTGCGACGGACGCCAGGTTTTTGCAGCGCATCGAGGATCTTTTCTTTGGCCGCGATTTCAAGGCCGCCGAGGACAAGCACGTCCATCATCACGGCACCTCAGATATCAAGTTCGGGCGCGGAGCGGTGTTGACCGTCGATCTGACGAACCGTTGCAACATGATGTGCAATCCGTGCTTCATGGATGCGAATCAGGTCGGCTATGTACACGAACCTACGTTCGAAGACATCAAGGCGATCCTCGACAGGGCAGTTTCGTTCAAGCCGCGGCGCCAGATAATCATCTTGTTCTCCGGCGGCGAGCCCACGCTATCGCCATTCTTTCTGGACGCTGTTGCGTATGCAAAGAAGATCGGTTTTTACCGCATCCTCGCCGCGACGAACGGCATTCGATATGCCGAGGACCCCGAATTCTGCAGAGCTGCAAAAGAGGCCGGCCAGCATGGCGTTTACCTGCAGTTTGACGGTACTAACGAAGAGGACAACAAACATCGTGGCGTAGGGAATTTGTTTGACGTTAAGCTGAAAGCGATCGAAAACCTCGCCGAGGTCGGCATCAAGGTTACGCTCGTTACGACGATCGTCAACTCGTGGAACAATCAGGGCATCGGCTCGATCGTGAAATTCGCTGCCGAGAATATTGACAAGGTTCAGACCATTGCATTTCAGCCCGTCTCGTTCACGGGACGTGATGAGGACGTTTCGGACAAAGACCGTATGCAGCAGCGTTATACGCTTGCCGGAATGACACACGATCTTAAGGATCAGCTCGGCGGTGTGCTCGAACCGATGCGTGATTGGTTCCCGCTGTCGTCATATTCGGCTTTCACGTCGGTGATGGATATGCTGCAGGGAGCCGATGCTCCGTGGGGCTGGTCCTCGTGCAATTGCCACCCGAACTGCGGGATCTTTACGCTAATGGTGATTAACAAAAAGACGAACGAGATGCGTTCGCTTTTTGAGTTCTTCAACTACGAGCAGTTCATGAAGGACGTCGCGAAGATCACCGATACGGCCCGCGGCAAGAAGCTGACGATGGCTCAGCTTGCGATGGCGATCATGCGAAATTACGACGCATCGCGTGCTCCCGAGGGTTTTCCGATCTCGCAGATCATCAATCTTTTCAAGCCTTCATCGGCAGCATCGAACAGCGACCGCAACGACCGTATGCAGGTCGAAAAGAAAGAAGAAGACATTTGGCGTGTGCTCTGCGTCGAGGGAATGTGGTTTCAGGACCTATTCACTTACGATTTCCGCCGGACGGAAATGTGCGTGATCCCTTACGGCACGCAGGAAGGCGAGATCAGCTTTTGTGCATACAACACCGGCGTCGGCTGGCGGCAGATCATCGAAGAAATGCACAAGACCGCGTCGCTTTCCGAATGGTACACAGAGCACGGCCGCCATGCAGTGTATGCCAAGGGCAAGGAAGTGCCCGGGATCAAAAAGACGCGTTCGCTCTCGCTGCCCGTGATCGCGAAGGTGCTCGAAGAAGACATCGACAAACCCGCCGTCACGCCTTATTTGGTTGAAGAGGAAGAGGTCGTCGGGGTTTAG
- a CDS encoding ABC transporter permease codes for MNSLVVSNMMHRPARTLVSVVGIGIGILLIVFTVGLANGTIRERASRESAVGAEIMFRAPGSMGLSGADALRLPVELAKEVETVEGVAKVVPIATNSVSSKEGLTGSRFVDGVPYDAYGEVAGLKIVSGRKFEEGKDEMMADTAWFQNRKLKVGDKFSIYDRDFEIVGIYEPSAGARVKIPLSTMQTQLGSEGKASAFLVKIKEGFTPQQVGDALNAKFPDNQIILTSELEELYMQGFPALNVFLDVVIGVAGAISALIILLTMYTTVTERTRQIGVLKSLGLSNVGIAMSIVEEAILLSIAGVIFGVLATYLLKLALAKWTTLNVAIDPQIVATIVVVGILSGVIGALYPGLRAARLDAVEALNYD; via the coding sequence ATGAACAGTCTCGTCGTTTCAAATATGATGCATCGGCCTGCGCGGACATTGGTCAGCGTGGTCGGGATCGGCATCGGCATTTTGCTGATAGTTTTCACGGTCGGGCTTGCGAACGGCACCATCCGCGAACGTGCTTCGCGTGAGTCTGCCGTAGGAGCCGAGATAATGTTCCGCGCTCCGGGCAGTATGGGATTGAGCGGAGCAGATGCTCTGCGGCTGCCGGTCGAGTTGGCAAAAGAGGTCGAAACGGTCGAAGGTGTCGCGAAGGTTGTTCCGATCGCAACTAACAGCGTTTCTTCAAAAGAGGGCCTTACGGGAAGCCGGTTTGTGGACGGTGTCCCGTATGACGCTTATGGTGAGGTCGCGGGGCTGAAGATAGTTTCGGGCCGCAAGTTCGAAGAAGGCAAGGACGAGATGATGGCCGACACGGCGTGGTTTCAAAACCGCAAGCTAAAGGTCGGCGACAAGTTCAGCATTTACGACCGCGATTTTGAGATCGTAGGTATTTATGAACCAAGTGCGGGTGCGCGTGTAAAGATACCCCTTTCGACGATGCAGACGCAGCTCGGCTCCGAGGGCAAAGCCTCGGCATTTCTGGTCAAGATAAAAGAGGGTTTCACGCCGCAACAGGTCGGCGATGCACTTAACGCGAAGTTTCCCGACAATCAGATCATATTGACGAGTGAGCTGGAAGAGCTTTATATGCAGGGGTTTCCGGCGTTGAACGTTTTTCTGGACGTCGTGATCGGAGTTGCAGGAGCCATCAGTGCGTTGATAATTCTGCTGACGATGTACACGACCGTGACTGAGAGAACACGGCAGATCGGAGTGCTGAAATCCCTCGGTTTGTCCAACGTCGGCATCGCGATGTCCATTGTCGAAGAAGCGATACTGCTTAGCATCGCAGGCGTTATTTTCGGGGTTCTGGCAACCTATCTGCTGAAACTTGCCCTTGCGAAATGGACGACACTCAATGTCGCCATAGATCCGCAGATAGTGGCGACGATAGTCGTTGTCGGAATACTGAGCGGCGTTATTGGGGCGTTGTATCCCGGGCTGAGGGCAGCTCGGCTCGACGCGGTCGAGGCACTCAATTACGATTGA